The Betaproteobacteria bacterium nucleotide sequence CCGGGCGCGCTCGGCAATCGCGGCTTCTCGCCGGAAGCATTGGCCGAGCTGCGCCCCGGTATCGTCTGCGTTTCGCTCTGCGCCTTCAGCCATGCCGGACCGTGGGCGTCGCGCCGCGGCTTCGATACCGTGATCCAGACGGTGAGCGGAATCACGCACCGCCAGGGCGAGCTCTTCCCCGGCGCCGAGCCCGGCCCGCAGTTCTACCCGGTGTCGGCGATCGACTACCTCACCGGCTATCTGATGGCGGTCGGCGCGATGGTCGCGCTTGCGCGCCGCGCGCACGAAGGCGGCAGCTGGCTCGTACGCATCTCACTCGCGCAAGTCGGACGCTGGCTCGTCTCGCGCGGCGAGGCGCCGCAAGCCGATCTGAAGAACGTGCAAAAGGAATTCACGCCCGCCGAGCTGGAACGCTGGGCCATGACGAGCGACACGCCGGTCGGCCGACTGCGGCATCTCTCGCCGGTGCTGCAGTTATCGGAGACGCCGCCTCGGTGGGCTCGGCCGACCGTGCCGCTCGGTCACCATCAGCCCGTGTGGCCGGCTCGGGATAAAGCAACTGGCTAGAGAGGCTTTCCACTCCTCATCGAGGAGGGGCTGGACGCGACTGGGTCGCGGACGGGGTGGTGTGCCCTACCGAGCTCACGCAGCGAGTTTCAGTCGCGCCGCGATCTTGGTGAGCTGCTCCAGCGCTGCCTGCAGATCGTCGACGATTTCGGCGTGACTCTCCGACCCGCGCGTTCGGCTTTCACCGCGCGCAGTATTGCAGCCATGCCCTCTTGCTCGGGCACGCGCGCATAGGCCTCGGCCATGCGCGCGGCGAGCGCATCGAAGCGCGCCCGCGTGCGTCGATCCATCCTTCGCGCCATCACGCTGGCGTGTGTTTCTTCAGAAAGTCCTTGACCCGCACCTTCGCTTCCGCGAGCGCCGCGCCTTCCTTCCATTCGGTGATGTACTCGTTGTTCGGCAGCAGCTTCGCGATCTCGTCGGAGATCGGCCGCGGGTGCGCCTCGTCGTTGCCCGCGAGCACGAAGCAAGGCGTCTTCACGCTCTTCACGAAATCGCGATCGACGCTGTAGACGAAGCCCGGCCCGTACAAGTTCTGATAGAGCTGTTCGAGCACCGCCTCGGTTGCCTCGGGATGGTCCTTCAGGTCCTTGGCCCAGGCGACGAAGCGGGGCGACTTCTCGGCCTTGAGCGGCCCGACGCGCCCGATCGCCTGCGCGATGACGGCCGATGCGATGCGTTGCGGCTGCGCCTTGAGCAAACTGA carries:
- a CDS encoding alpha/beta fold hydrolase, with amino-acid sequence MPTLEHNGASIYYEEYGQGFPILTFAPAGLASVIAVWDQPMAPIKPRADFTGYRVIVMDQRNATGGRSHAPITAKDGWHSYASDHIALLDHLKVDKCHLFGQCIGGSFIFSLLKAQPQRIASAVIAQAIGRVGPLKAEKSPRFVAWAKDLKDHPEATEAVLEQLYQNLYGPGFVYSVDRDFVKSVKTPCFVLAGNDEAHPRPISDEIAKLLPNNEYITEWKEGAALAEAKVRVKDFLKKHTPA